The genomic DNA GCAGCATAATCAAGCCCCTTTTCCGAGGCTTCTTTTTCTGTAAGGCCGACCCATGCAACTTCTGGATCAGTAAACAGCACAGCAGGTATACAGGAAGGGTTGAACTCTTTTTTCTCACCGATGATATTTTCCACAGCGGCCTTACCCTCATGTGTTGCCTTGTGAGCAAGCATTGCGCCGCCTATTACATCGCCAATTGCATATATGGTATCATGCTCTGTCTGCAGATATTTGTTTACAAGGATAAATCCGCGTTTATCAAGTTTTACTTCTGTATTTTCAAGGCCGAGATCAGTACTGTTTGGTTTTCTCCCGATAGTAATGAGGACTTTTGAATAATCTTTTGTAAATTCCTCTTTTTCATTTTCAAATACAACCTGAACATTTTCACTCTTATCTTCAATCGAAACAACTTTTGTGCCTGTAATAATTTCTTTAAAAAGCTTTCTTGCAGATTGAGAAAAAATCCGTACAAGATCAGAATCAGCACCTGGAAGAATTGAATCCATAAGTTCAACAACAGAAACCCCGCTGCCGAGAGATGCATAAAACGAACCCAGTTCCAGTCCGATATAACCTCCTCCTACAACAAGCATTGATTCGGGTACAGAATCAATATCAAGAGCTTCTCTTGATGAAATTATATTGGGAGAATCCGTTGGAATTCCCGGAATCCATGCAGGAGATGAACCTGTTGCAATAATTGCGTTATTAAACCGGAGCTCTTTTGTCCCGCCGCTGGTCAATGTGACGATAATAGTTTCAGGATTCTTAAATACGGATGTTCCCTGAAGATATTCAATCTTCCTCTGTGCACAGAGCCTTCCCACTCCTCCGGTAATCTGCTTTACAACCATATCCTTTTTTTGTTTAATCATTTCCGGTTTGATTACAGGATTAGAAAAACTCACGCCCCATTTGTCCAATTCTTTTGCTTCTCTCAATACCTTTGTTGCGTGTAGAATTGTTTTAGTAGGAATGCAGCCTCTGTAAAGAC from bacterium includes the following:
- the lpdA gene encoding dihydrolipoyl dehydrogenase — protein: MEEKRDLIVIGAGPGGYPAAFLAADKGVKVTMIDPEPNPGGVCLYRGCIPTKTILHATKVLREAKELDKWGVSFSNPVIKPEMIKQKKDMVVKQITGGVGRLCAQRKIEYLQGTSVFKNPETIIVTLTSGGTKELRFNNAIIATGSSPAWIPGIPTDSPNIISSREALDIDSVPESMLVVGGGYIGLELGSFYASLGSGVSVVELMDSILPGADSDLVRIFSQSARKLFKEIITGTKVVSIEDKSENVQVVFENEKEEFTKDYSKVLITIGRKPNSTDLGLENTEVKLDKRGFILVNKYLQTEHDTIYAIGDVIGGAMLAHKATHEGKAAVENIIGEKKEFNPSCIPAVLFTDPEVAWVGLTEKEASEKGLDYAASRFQWGASGRAVTIGRTDGVTKLIIDKKSDKIIGMGVVGAGAGELISEGALAIQMGATAHDIAGTIHPHPTLSETVMESAELYFGLCTHMYSNKR